The proteins below come from a single Chryseobacterium nepalense genomic window:
- a CDS encoding C45 family autoproteolytic acyltransferase/hydolase encodes MVLSFLSLSLIFILISCGIQKSINHIPDIQQYSIEIPEVKRVNDSTFSFKKNYLTKNKQQIWELYITGNPLQLGYNNGALTQSLMQNQEKIFFSKVEGFVPSKFKQSLLRGFLKWYNRKMYLNVREDFQAELYGLSRYSSDEYDFIAPKYQRNLYLHGAHDIGHAMQDLMMVGCTSLAVWNENTEDGDLLIGRNFDFYVGDDFAENKVIEIVEPENGIPYLSVSWPGMIGVVSGMNKEGITVTINAGKSKIPLTAKTPISLVTREILQYAKNIDEAIAIARKRKVFVSESILVGSAYDKNAVIIEVSPDNFGVYKVENTSRVFCTNHFQSDAYKNDKRNQKHIAESHSEYRYEKLQELLEKNKKLTPEKMAAILRDKSGLKGKKIGYGNEKAINQLLAHHAVIFSPQKKLVWVSANPYQLGEFVCYDLNELFSDQKLKNGDFARSELNIAKDPFIDSREFEDYKQYKMMNEEVQKAIEGDVLLTEDFLPYYQSLNPDFWVVYYQSGKYYYKQKEYSKAKTEFEKALTKEITTLEDRKHIEHYFKKALKRCK; translated from the coding sequence ATCGTTTTATCATTTCTCAGTCTCAGCCTTATTTTTATCCTAATATCTTGCGGTATACAAAAATCCATCAATCATATTCCTGATATCCAACAGTATTCTATTGAAATTCCGGAAGTTAAAAGAGTCAATGATTCCACTTTCAGCTTTAAAAAAAATTATTTAACGAAGAACAAGCAGCAGATCTGGGAGCTTTATATTACAGGAAACCCTTTGCAGCTGGGGTATAATAATGGAGCGCTTACACAGAGCCTCATGCAAAATCAGGAAAAGATTTTCTTTTCAAAAGTAGAAGGTTTTGTTCCGTCGAAATTTAAACAAAGTCTCTTGCGTGGGTTTTTGAAATGGTATAACCGGAAAATGTATCTGAATGTTCGGGAGGATTTTCAGGCAGAGCTCTATGGTTTATCCCGGTATTCTTCCGATGAATATGATTTTATCGCCCCTAAATACCAGCGAAATCTTTATCTGCACGGGGCTCACGATATCGGTCATGCCATGCAGGATCTTATGATGGTTGGATGTACTTCTCTCGCCGTCTGGAATGAAAATACCGAAGACGGAGATTTGCTGATCGGAAGAAATTTCGATTTTTATGTGGGTGATGATTTTGCGGAAAATAAAGTTATTGAAATTGTAGAGCCGGAAAATGGGATTCCTTACTTATCTGTAAGTTGGCCGGGTATGATAGGGGTAGTTTCCGGGATGAATAAAGAAGGAATTACGGTAACCATCAATGCCGGAAAATCTAAAATTCCGTTAACAGCAAAAACGCCGATTTCTCTGGTAACGAGAGAAATTCTTCAGTATGCTAAAAATATTGATGAAGCCATAGCCATTGCAAGGAAGAGAAAAGTTTTTGTCTCGGAATCTATTCTGGTTGGAAGTGCTTATGATAAAAATGCTGTAATCATCGAAGTTTCTCCGGATAATTTCGGGGTATATAAAGTAGAGAATACAAGTCGGGTTTTTTGCACCAATCATTTTCAGTCGGATGCTTATAAAAATGATAAAAGGAATCAGAAGCATATTGCAGAAAGTCATTCCGAATACCGCTACGAAAAGCTGCAGGAACTTTTAGAAAAAAATAAAAAACTTACCCCTGAAAAAATGGCTGCAATCTTACGTGACAAGTCCGGACTGAAAGGAAAAAAAATAGGTTACGGAAACGAAAAGGCAATTAATCAGCTTCTGGCGCATCATGCTGTGATTTTTTCGCCCCAGAAAAAGTTGGTTTGGGTTTCGGCAAATCCTTATCAGCTGGGAGAATTTGTATGTTATGATCTTAATGAATTATTTTCGGATCAAAAATTGAAAAATGGTGATTTCGCAAGGTCTGAATTGAATATTGCAAAAGATCCTTTTATAGATTCCCGGGAATTTGAAGATTATAAACAATACAAAATGATGAACGAAGAAGTTCAGAAAGCAATTGAAGGAGATGTATTGTTAACGGAAGATTTCCTGCCATATTACCAATCACTAAATCCGGATTTCTGGGTGGTTTATTATCAGTCTGGAAAATATTATTACAAGCAAAAAGAATACAGCAAAGCAAAAACAGAATTTGAAAAAGCACTGACCAAAGAAATCACAACTCTTGAGGACAGAAAGCATATTGAACATTATTTTAAGAAAGCACTCAAAAGATGTAAATAA
- a CDS encoding 3-hydroxyacyl-ACP dehydratase, giving the protein MQTILTDFYQLESYEKTENGSYIAHILLNKDHEIFKGHFPGNPVTPGVCMMQIVKELSEELAGQKLFLKSASNVKFMAIINPFETPELKLQLDINESEEEVKVKNTTSFGETIALKMSVNYKKLAK; this is encoded by the coding sequence ATGCAGACAATTCTTACCGATTTTTACCAATTAGAATCCTACGAAAAAACAGAGAACGGAAGTTATATCGCCCATATTTTACTTAATAAAGATCATGAAATCTTTAAGGGACATTTCCCGGGAAATCCCGTTACTCCAGGAGTTTGTATGATGCAGATTGTAAAAGAACTTTCTGAAGAATTAGCAGGACAAAAATTATTTCTGAAATCAGCTTCCAATGTAAAATTTATGGCGATCATTAATCCTTTTGAAACCCCTGAACTGAAATTACAGCTGGATATTAATGAATCTGAAGAAGAAGTTAAAGTAAAAAATACCACTTCTTTTGGCGAGACTATTGCATTAAAAATGTCAGTTAACTATAAAAAACTGGCAAAATGA
- a CDS encoding FG-GAP-like repeat-containing protein encodes MKKIFPLLILLLNSTWASAQLTCATAVSLNLGTVTVPDVTGDPPLTACTLGAAGTKGLWYKYTATANKTIKITTSSAGQNADTRLMVFSGNCTALNCITANDDYIGQFSQVTFNAVAGTTYYIVFDNKYSSLGFNVTLSEVIVQPDRLVFNPQTVSVAGSFNNCIVDMNGDYLDDIVSVVSATQIVISYQQPGGTFNNVTYTVPTTVITPSWSIAAGDYDNNGFNDLIYGSGSGIAFLKANATGTAYTSDRKQQSFLVQRTNFIDINNDGKLDAFVCDDNAPNRYYINDGTDMNHSQGGLGDFPSGGNYGSIWIDYDNDGDMDLFIAKCSGGGSGPGGNIDELHRNNGNATFTNVAATANMANPVQTWSSAWGDFNNDGWMDAVVGINSTANGLSKVMKNNGDGTFTDKSAGSGYDTNSALSREYVAHDFDNDGFLDVLGAGNNIMFGNGDFTFTPNPNPYNLSSFDRPIGDLNNDGFLDIQNGNTIMMNAGNTNKWLKVTLKGTQSNRNGIGARVEIYGSWGKQIRDVQSGTGFGNMSTLNVHFGIGQATAITKVIVRWPSGLVDTINNVTPNTTLNVIEGSFLGTKEIQTAEEIFTVYPNPAHDNIQFKTKSGFVPEQAKMYEMSGRMVLQTKVERDQISVKDLKPGTYLLQVTDKSGKNYSQKVTIK; translated from the coding sequence ATGAAAAAAATATTCCCCTTACTTATTTTATTATTGAACAGTACATGGGCGTCTGCACAGCTTACCTGCGCAACAGCAGTTTCCCTAAATCTAGGAACAGTTACCGTGCCGGATGTCACGGGAGATCCTCCTTTAACGGCTTGTACCTTAGGTGCAGCCGGAACAAAAGGCTTGTGGTATAAATATACGGCTACAGCAAATAAAACGATTAAAATTACCACTTCGTCTGCTGGGCAAAACGCTGATACCCGTTTAATGGTGTTTTCAGGAAATTGTACCGCACTTAATTGTATTACGGCCAATGATGATTACATTGGACAGTTTTCCCAGGTTACCTTTAATGCAGTTGCCGGAACCACATATTATATCGTCTTTGATAATAAATATTCTTCCTTGGGCTTTAATGTTACATTATCCGAGGTAATAGTTCAGCCGGATCGCCTGGTGTTTAATCCTCAGACTGTTTCTGTTGCAGGAAGTTTTAATAACTGTATTGTAGATATGAACGGAGATTATCTTGATGATATTGTTTCTGTAGTAAGTGCTACACAGATTGTCATTTCCTATCAGCAGCCGGGCGGAACATTCAATAATGTAACGTATACCGTTCCCACCACAGTTATAACACCTTCATGGAGTATAGCCGCCGGAGATTATGATAATAATGGATTTAACGATCTGATTTATGGTTCGGGAAGCGGAATTGCTTTTTTAAAGGCAAATGCCACCGGAACGGCTTATACGTCAGACAGAAAACAGCAATCATTCTTAGTTCAGAGAACAAATTTTATCGATATTAACAACGATGGGAAATTGGATGCTTTTGTATGTGACGATAATGCTCCGAACAGATACTATATTAATGACGGCACGGATATGAATCATAGCCAGGGCGGACTGGGAGATTTCCCTTCCGGAGGAAACTACGGTTCTATCTGGATTGATTATGATAATGACGGAGATATGGATCTTTTTATTGCAAAATGCAGCGGAGGAGGTTCGGGGCCCGGAGGGAACATCGATGAACTTCACCGAAATAACGGCAATGCTACTTTCACCAATGTGGCGGCAACAGCCAACATGGCAAACCCTGTTCAGACATGGTCTTCCGCGTGGGGAGATTTTAATAATGACGGATGGATGGATGCAGTGGTAGGAATTAATTCCACGGCAAATGGACTGAGTAAGGTAATGAAAAACAACGGAGACGGAACATTTACTGATAAGTCTGCAGGATCGGGATATGATACCAACAGTGCACTGAGCAGAGAATATGTAGCTCATGATTTTGATAACGACGGATTCCTGGATGTATTGGGAGCTGGAAATAACATCATGTTCGGAAATGGTGATTTTACATTTACCCCAAATCCAAACCCTTATAATCTCAGCAGCTTTGACCGTCCTATCGGAGATTTAAATAACGACGGATTTCTGGATATTCAGAACGGAAACACGATCATGATGAATGCCGGAAATACCAATAAGTGGCTTAAAGTAACCCTGAAAGGAACTCAGAGCAATAGAAACGGAATTGGCGCAAGAGTAGAAATTTACGGGTCTTGGGGTAAACAGATCAGAGATGTGCAAAGTGGCACAGGTTTCGGGAACATGAGCACGCTGAATGTTCATTTCGGGATCGGGCAGGCTACTGCCATTACAAAAGTGATTGTGCGCTGGCCTTCGGGATTGGTAGATACAATTAATAATGTTACCCCGAATACAACATTAAATGTAATTGAAGGTTCATTCTTAGGTACAAAAGAGATTCAGACCGCAGAAGAAATTTTCACGGTATATCCTAATCCTGCACACGATAATATTCAGTTTAAAACCAAATCCGGTTTTGTTCCTGAACAGGCTAAAATGTATGAGATGAGCGGGAGAATGGTTCTGCAGACTAAAGTAGAAAGGGATCAGATTTCCGTAAAAGATTTAAAACCGGGAACATACCTGCTTCAGGTAACTGATAAATCGGGTAAGAATTATTCACAAAAAGTAACAATAAAATAA
- a CDS encoding outer membrane beta-barrel protein encodes MRKILFTCLILIFGFSSAQVTFSTGIRTGVNFATLTKRNNESFYIHEDDKPEKVINTNLKTVTDFYIGLQGNIRFTERYALQPEFNYSRQGTNLQYTSENGILPRKRLHYDFVGLQFTNKVYIKNFNVFAGPFLDLAVGNNNAGLDLGFAGGLGYDLSKNLGFEVRIKKGFISMLDHENSSFLFANSNTVFQIGAYYTFRFKK; translated from the coding sequence ATGAGAAAAATTTTATTTACCTGTCTGATTCTGATCTTCGGATTTTCATCAGCTCAGGTGACTTTCAGTACGGGCATAAGGACAGGCGTAAATTTCGCTACCCTTACTAAAAGAAACAATGAAAGCTTTTACATCCACGAAGACGACAAACCCGAAAAGGTGATCAATACAAACCTGAAAACAGTTACAGATTTTTATATCGGATTACAGGGAAACATTAGATTTACGGAGCGCTACGCTTTACAGCCTGAATTTAATTACTCAAGACAGGGTACAAATTTGCAATACACTTCAGAAAACGGAATTCTTCCGCGAAAAAGGCTTCACTATGATTTTGTAGGGTTGCAATTTACAAATAAAGTATATATAAAAAACTTTAATGTTTTTGCCGGCCCGTTTCTGGATCTTGCTGTCGGTAATAATAATGCCGGACTTGATCTTGGCTTCGCTGGAGGCTTGGGTTATGATCTTTCCAAAAATCTGGGCTTTGAAGTACGGATCAAAAAGGGATTTATATCCATGCTGGATCACGAAAATTCTTCTTTTCTTTTTGCCAATTCAAATACTGTTTTTCAGATTGGAGCTTATTATACGTTTCGCTTTAAAAAGTAA
- a CDS encoding polysaccharide deacetylase family protein gives MKHYPFILFYIFCNVFIYAFQGTFWVYLFCFLMFFAVIIWGSFDVGLNYFVSSFNHKRTKIREVALTFDDGPTEYTPQFLDLLKENNIKATFFCIGKQIEKYPETFQRIIAEGHTVGNHTFSHADNTGFLSTSKMIEEIEKCNEMMLKTGNLKTSLYRPPFGVTNPNIARAIRKTHKKSIGWNVRSLDTVIQDENKIYHNITKKLKKGSIILLHDTSEKTYKVLADLLVFLKDKKYSTFTIDNILTAKDTKAF, from the coding sequence ATGAAACATTATCCGTTTATCCTGTTCTATATTTTCTGCAATGTTTTTATTTATGCATTTCAGGGAACGTTTTGGGTATATCTGTTTTGTTTTCTGATGTTTTTTGCGGTTATTATCTGGGGATCTTTTGATGTCGGGCTGAATTATTTCGTAAGCAGTTTTAATCATAAAAGAACAAAAATCAGGGAAGTTGCATTGACTTTCGACGACGGGCCTACAGAATATACACCTCAATTTCTGGATCTGCTCAAGGAAAACAATATAAAAGCAACCTTCTTCTGCATCGGGAAACAGATTGAAAAATATCCCGAAACCTTCCAAAGAATTATTGCAGAAGGTCATACCGTTGGAAATCATACTTTTTCACATGCTGACAATACCGGTTTTTTATCAACTTCAAAAATGATCGAAGAGATCGAAAAATGTAACGAAATGATGTTGAAAACCGGCAATTTAAAAACCAGTTTATACCGTCCTCCGTTTGGTGTAACCAACCCGAACATTGCCAGAGCAATCAGAAAAACCCATAAGAAAAGCATTGGCTGGAATGTACGGTCATTAGATACGGTAATTCAGGATGAGAACAAAATTTACCATAACATTACCAAAAAATTAAAAAAAGGAAGCATTATTCTTCTTCACGATACCTCAGAAAAAACGTATAAAGTTTTGGCAGATTTATTGGTATTTTTGAAGGATAAGAAATATTCAACTTTTACAATTGATAATATTTTAACCGCAAAAGACACAAAAGCTTTTTAA
- a CDS encoding beta-ketoacyl-[acyl-carrier-protein] synthase family protein, whose product MSQKIAITGMGIISSIGNNVEENLQSLMSGKHGISDIELFETRHAGSIKTGEIKLSNAELIEKLHLKDVKNATRTALLGMIAAKEAVENAAITDINGYKTGLISSTSVGGMDMTEKYFYSYEDLPEQQKYIDSHDAGNSSLLIADYLGLKGMVSTISTACSSAANAIMMGAKLIKNGVLDRVIVGGTDALSKFTLNGFNTLMILTDSYNTPFDHDRKGLNLGEAAAFIILESEDVVKKEHKKVLGYLSGYGNANDAHHQTASSENGQGAYLAMEKALKISGLDKEQIDYINVHGTATPNNDLSEGIAMIRIFGENKVPDFSSTKAFTGHTLAAAAGIEAVYSLLAIQNNIIFPNLNFKTKMAEFDLTPVTELREKNINHVLSNSFGFGGNCSTLIFSKS is encoded by the coding sequence ATGAGTCAAAAAATTGCTATAACAGGAATGGGCATTATTTCTTCTATTGGAAACAATGTGGAGGAAAATCTGCAATCCTTAATGTCCGGAAAGCACGGAATTTCAGATATTGAACTCTTTGAAACACGCCATGCCGGAAGCATCAAAACAGGTGAAATCAAGCTTTCAAACGCAGAACTTATAGAAAAGCTTCATCTTAAAGATGTAAAAAATGCTACCAGAACAGCCCTGTTAGGAATGATTGCCGCAAAAGAAGCGGTAGAAAATGCAGCAATTACAGACATCAATGGATATAAAACAGGTCTCATTTCATCAACCAGCGTTGGCGGAATGGACATGACCGAAAAATATTTCTATTCCTACGAAGATCTTCCTGAACAGCAAAAATATATTGACTCTCACGATGCCGGAAATTCATCTTTGTTAATTGCGGACTATCTGGGTTTGAAAGGTATGGTCTCCACCATCAGTACAGCATGTTCGTCAGCAGCCAATGCGATTATGATGGGAGCCAAACTGATTAAGAACGGAGTGTTGGATCGTGTGATTGTCGGCGGGACAGATGCCCTTTCAAAATTTACTTTGAATGGCTTTAACACGCTGATGATTCTTACAGATTCTTATAATACTCCTTTTGATCATGACAGAAAAGGTCTGAATCTTGGAGAAGCGGCCGCTTTTATAATTTTGGAATCCGAAGACGTGGTGAAAAAGGAACATAAAAAAGTGCTTGGTTATCTTTCGGGATATGGAAATGCCAATGATGCGCATCACCAGACTGCTTCTTCCGAAAACGGTCAGGGTGCCTATTTAGCGATGGAAAAAGCACTAAAAATTTCGGGTTTAGATAAAGAACAAATCGATTATATTAACGTTCACGGAACGGCAACTCCAAATAATGATTTATCAGAAGGTATTGCAATGATCAGAATTTTCGGAGAAAATAAAGTCCCGGATTTCAGTTCTACCAAAGCTTTCACGGGCCATACTCTGGCTGCAGCAGCAGGAATTGAAGCGGTTTATTCTTTGTTGGCCATTCAGAATAATATCATTTTCCCGAATCTGAATTTTAAAACTAAAATGGCAGAATTTGACCTGACCCCGGTTACCGAACTCAGAGAAAAAAACATCAACCACGTTCTCTCCAACTCGTTTGGTTTTGGCGGAAATTGTTCAACCTTAATTTTCTCAAAGTCATGA
- a CDS encoding LolA family protein, translating to MIKNIALGAFLLISGVFFSQNTAMSGAEAKAFVAKVSSETKGIKTLQADFTQTKKMDFLDKSIVTYGRMSLKTPNMLAWKYTKPYQYSIVFKDNKIFINDQGKKSSVDAKSKTFEKINKLIVGSSNGQMFNDPEFSVSYMKSANFNIAKFTPKSAQLLKYIKQIELYFPKNESTVSQVNMTEASGDTTNIIFKNTKVNAPVAASEFSL from the coding sequence ATGATTAAAAATATAGCTTTAGGAGCATTTCTATTGATTTCAGGTGTTTTTTTTTCACAGAATACGGCAATGTCCGGGGCTGAAGCCAAAGCATTTGTAGCGAAAGTTTCTTCGGAAACGAAAGGGATAAAAACGCTGCAGGCCGATTTTACGCAGACCAAGAAAATGGATTTCCTGGATAAAAGCATCGTCACCTATGGAAGAATGTCCCTCAAAACTCCGAATATGCTTGCCTGGAAATACACAAAACCCTATCAGTACAGCATTGTTTTTAAGGATAATAAAATATTTATTAATGATCAGGGTAAGAAATCTTCTGTGGATGCCAAAAGCAAAACTTTCGAAAAAATCAATAAATTAATCGTAGGAAGTTCAAACGGACAGATGTTCAATGATCCAGAATTCTCAGTAAGTTATATGAAAAGTGCCAATTTCAACATTGCAAAATTTACCCCGAAATCTGCTCAGCTGCTGAAATATATTAAGCAAATTGAATTATATTTCCCTAAAAATGAATCAACGGTTTCTCAGGTCAATATGACGGAAGCTTCCGGAGACACTACCAATATTATTTTCAAAAATACAAAAGTCAATGCGCCGGTTGCTGCTTCGGAATTTAGCTTATAG
- a CDS encoding DUF2062 domain-containing protein, translating into MTLTEVQKAISEKNICVLVPTYNNEKTLRRVIGGILHYTSNIIIVNDGSTDSTPFILQDYPEIRIIHLPENKGKGNALKTGFRVAEKIGYSYAITIDSDGQHYPDDIPVFVEALLKESQDVLLIGNRNMAQDGIPKKSSFGNRFSNFWFWFETGIKLEDTQSGFRLYPLHKIPRKYFTPKFEFEIEIIVRTAWRHVPVKNVPVKVLYDPAERVSHFRPFKDFTRISILNTILVAITLVYIIPRNFINNFKKKSFKRFIKEDVLESDGSNRTKAFSVALGVLIGFSPFWGFHTLLTISLAVLFKLNKVLAFVASNVSIPPFIPFIIAASLFLGSPFVGGNSNIFSQELNFDLVKNNLLQYLIGSAILSVSMSVISGTAVFLFLNKVDPENT; encoded by the coding sequence ATGACCCTCACTGAAGTCCAGAAAGCAATTTCCGAAAAGAATATCTGTGTTTTAGTTCCTACCTATAACAATGAAAAAACGCTGAGGAGAGTTATCGGCGGTATTTTACATTACACGAGTAACATTATCATTGTTAATGATGGTTCTACAGATTCCACACCATTTATTTTACAGGATTATCCCGAAATCAGGATTATTCATCTGCCTGAAAATAAAGGAAAAGGAAATGCTTTGAAAACAGGTTTCAGAGTGGCAGAAAAGATAGGATACAGCTATGCGATCACTATTGATTCTGACGGACAACATTACCCGGATGACATTCCGGTTTTTGTAGAAGCTTTGCTAAAGGAAAGTCAGGATGTACTTCTGATTGGAAACAGAAATATGGCTCAGGACGGAATACCTAAAAAAAGCAGCTTCGGAAATCGTTTTTCTAATTTCTGGTTCTGGTTTGAAACAGGGATTAAGCTGGAAGATACACAATCGGGATTTCGGTTGTATCCGTTGCATAAAATTCCCAGAAAATATTTTACCCCTAAATTTGAATTTGAAATTGAAATTATTGTACGGACAGCCTGGAGGCATGTTCCTGTAAAAAATGTTCCTGTAAAAGTATTATACGATCCTGCAGAAAGAGTGTCCCATTTCAGGCCTTTTAAAGATTTCACCCGAATCAGCATCCTTAATACGATTTTGGTAGCCATTACGCTGGTTTACATTATTCCTAGAAATTTCATTAATAATTTCAAAAAAAAAAGTTTTAAGAGATTTATAAAAGAAGACGTTCTGGAAAGCGATGGAAGTAACCGAACCAAAGCTTTTTCCGTTGCACTCGGTGTATTGATAGGTTTTTCTCCTTTTTGGGGCTTTCATACCCTGCTTACCATATCTTTGGCCGTACTTTTTAAGCTGAATAAAGTCTTGGCTTTTGTGGCTTCAAATGTAAGTATACCGCCTTTTATCCCTTTTATTATTGCAGCTTCATTGTTTCTGGGTTCGCCATTTGTTGGGGGAAACAGCAATATTTTCAGCCAGGAGCTGAATTTTGATCTTGTAAAAAATAATCTGCTGCAGTATCTGATCGGCAGCGCGATATTATCGGTTTCCATGTCCGTCATTTCCGGGACTGCTGTTTTTCTCTTCCTGAATAAAGTAGATCCGGAAAACACTTAG
- a CDS encoding beta-ketoacyl synthase N-terminal-like domain-containing protein, which yields MNPVYINSAACISVQDTLNENFLENLKPEYSTLVLKAIEPVYKEFIPPAMIRRMSKTVKMSSVASHYALKEAGIENPDAIIVGTGIGCSQDSEKFLKNVLDNNEEFLTPTYFIQSTHNTVAGQIALGLQCHAYNFTYVNTSSSLEFSFLDAKLQIIDGDAENVLVGSTDEQTERTMELYKLNKTIKKEEDLPVDYLNSETHGVVWGEGASFFVLGKEKAVNCYAQLKDIQIVNVLELGETQDFIKEFLNKNNLANTNIDAVILGFSGDSKSDVYYNKVTELFTGSSLLYYKHLSGEFNTASGFSTFIACHILKNQEIPEVMMINDLKKGEIRNILLYNHLGGNDHSLVLLGKV from the coding sequence ATGAATCCGGTTTACATCAACAGTGCCGCCTGCATTTCTGTTCAGGACACTTTAAATGAAAATTTCTTAGAAAATTTAAAGCCGGAATATTCTACTCTGGTCTTAAAAGCCATCGAACCTGTCTACAAAGAATTCATTCCTCCGGCTATGATCAGAAGAATGTCTAAAACAGTAAAAATGAGTTCTGTTGCTTCGCATTATGCATTAAAAGAGGCTGGTATTGAAAATCCGGATGCGATCATTGTGGGAACCGGCATAGGATGTTCTCAGGATTCCGAGAAATTTTTAAAAAATGTGCTGGATAATAATGAAGAGTTTTTGACTCCCACTTATTTCATCCAGTCTACTCATAATACGGTGGCAGGACAGATCGCTTTAGGTCTTCAATGTCATGCATATAATTTCACGTATGTGAATACATCTTCGTCTCTGGAATTTTCTTTTTTGGATGCAAAACTACAGATTATTGACGGTGACGCGGAAAATGTGCTCGTTGGTTCAACGGATGAACAGACCGAAAGAACAATGGAATTGTACAAATTAAACAAAACCATTAAAAAAGAAGAAGATTTACCTGTAGATTACCTGAACTCAGAAACGCACGGCGTTGTTTGGGGAGAAGGAGCAAGTTTTTTTGTCCTGGGAAAAGAAAAGGCAGTAAATTGTTATGCTCAACTGAAAGATATTCAGATTGTTAATGTATTAGAATTAGGAGAAACTCAAGACTTTATTAAAGAATTTTTAAATAAAAATAATTTAGCAAACACTAATATTGACGCAGTAATTTTGGGTTTCAGCGGAGATTCAAAGTCTGATGTGTATTACAACAAAGTAACGGAACTATTTACAGGTTCTTCATTGCTGTATTACAAACATTTAAGCGGCGAATTCAATACGGCCAGTGGATTTTCTACCTTTATCGCTTGTCATATTCTTAAGAATCAGGAAATTCCGGAAGTGATGATGATTAACGATCTGAAAAAAGGTGAGATTAGGAACATTCTGCTTTATAATCATTTGGGAGGAAATGATCACAGTTTGGTTTTGTTGGGAAAAGTTTAG